Part of the Rhodospirillaceae bacterium genome, GGCAGCACCAATCGTCCGGTTTCTTCTAATCTGATTAGTCGGGCACGACCGAACACGCTCATCGACAGCGCCCGGCGTTCCTTGGAAAACTTAGGCAGACGGGCGATTCCGGCCTTCATCTCTTCCATCCACTCGACGGTACAGGCTTCGATCGCGTCAAATTCTAGAGATGGATAAAGATAGACCGCGCCCGCGTGGCCGCCTTCCAGCTCGGCACGGAACGGCGCCGGTACGGACACGCGTCCCTTGCCGTCGACCTTATTCTCAAACGTACCGGCGAATAGCGCCATCTAATCCCCCAAAAACCGCAAGCCCTTAGCCCCACAATTGCGCCCCAAATTTGCGCCGCAAAATCAGCACTCGACCCCCAGATATTCTTCGCGCCCCAAGTGCAACAATCCTCAGTTACACTTCTGGGCATATTTGGAATAGCATGGGTATTTATGGGAGTCAATGACACATTATGGAAATATTCGGGAAAATGCTTGGGTTTTCAATGCCTTCCAACTCTGGTTTTCATTGATCGTGAGCCAGAAGACTAAAAGTCGATTTCGCCCCTTTGATGGTCAATTTGTGGTAATTTTGGGGAATCGACAGGCGATGAACTTTACTCAGCATCCTTCGAGACGGGCCTAGTAGCCCTCCTCTGGATGAGAATGGGGAGATGTCAAAGTGTGGAGTGAGAAATTAAAACTCCCCGAAAGCTAAAACGACCTCTGTCGCTTTAGCTTGAGAAGCCCGCGACCGCGGGCCGCCGACCGTTCGGCGAAAGCAAAGGGCCGAAGAGGCCCGCCCGGTGCTTGAGGGGCGATAAAAACCACCCTTGACCTCGTGGGAAATTTCTCTGCTAATTCATATGCAGACAACAAGGAAAAAGTTACATGGCATCGGTCAAGGGATTTGTGGAACGAAATGATCGTATCGACAATCGTCGACCGCTGAATGAAACGTATCTCGTCACGGACGGCGGGACCTGCGAGGTCATTGACGTCAGCATGGGCGGGATTTCATTCGCTGGTGCTAAGGAAAAATTCCCCCTCGGGAAAAACATTTCGATCAAGGGTGTCAGGATCGAAGATGAAGAAATGGTCGAGTTCGGAGCCTTTGCCGAAGTCGTCCGTAGCGTTTCACGGGCAAGCGGAGGCATCGGCCTAAAATTCAACAAACTAACCTCCAAACAATTCGGCATCGTCGAAGCCCTGGTCATGCACCGCCCCCTGGTTCCCAAGAAAAAGAAAACCCTGCCCAAGAAGAAAAAAGGTTTTTTGGGCTAGGCGTCTCAAGATTGAACGTAATGTTATTTATTAAGTGATAAGTTAACGTACAATAAATCTTTCAGTAAAAATTAACTTCTTGCCGTTAATCAGTATATATTCGCATACAACCCTTGCGAGTGAGATGTGGCATCAATACGTATTATTTGAATACAGACGTATGCAGGGCATTCGTTTAAAATAAATCTTTTCTCGGTGACGTTAGAATGCGAAAAATTACGCTATCAGCCGCAGTTCGTGACAGTCTGCTTTCACTCAAAGATAGCACCACTTTAATTGACCGCACACAGGGGCGCTTGTCTACAGGGCTACGGGTTGCCAGCGCGATAGATGATCCGGTTTCTTTCTTCCAAGCCAAGATTCTAGCCGACCGTGCATTTGATTTCCTTGAAAAGAAAGACGGTATTAATCAGGGCATCAGCACCGTTGAAACCGCTCTTGGTGGGATCGAAGGCGTCGAGGCAATCGTGCGGCAGATAAAAGGCATCGCCGGGAACCTTAAGTCGGCGACAGGCTCACAGTTCACCGACCTGATCACGCAATTCAACGCCCTGCGCAGCCAGATCGGGACATTGACAACGGACACATCTTTCCAGGGTGTTAATCTAGTCAATTCAACTGCCGAACAACTGGTCGTTAACTTCAGCTCCGAAACCGCCAGCACATTGACCGTCGACGCGGCGAACATTTCGGAAACGGGTCTTGGGATCGGGCAGGCTGTTGTTGCTTCAGATACATCATTTAATTACTCGGGCGTGGAGGCAATAACTCTCAAAACAGGGAATGGCGGTTCTATTGTCACCTTAACTTATCAGGGCACTGGTCTTGTGCTTACAGGCTCTTTTGTTACAACTGGTCCTACTATTACATACGGGACGGTCTCGCTTACTATCGGGATCGGCGGATCAGGTTTTGGTTTTGCTGTTCTAAGTGCAGGCGACGTTATCTCGGTCAGTTTGGTTGGACTTGGCGCTACGGATATTTTTAATTTGACAAGTACAAGTTATTTTGCCGAGGGAATTGCTATCCTTCCTGGCACCCCTGACATTATCCTCAGCATTGCTGGAAACAACGACAACTTCATTGCAGAAGGCAATACAACGCAGGTCGATACAGCAATTTAACAGTTGGATAGTGCGTTGACGACATTGCGATCGAATGCCCAGACACTGGGGTCGAACGTTGCATTACTGCAGACTCGGTTGGAATTTACGGAAG contains:
- a CDS encoding PilZ domain-containing protein; translation: MASVKGFVERNDRIDNRRPLNETYLVTDGGTCEVIDVSMGGISFAGAKEKFPLGKNISIKGVRIEDEEMVEFGAFAEVVRSVSRASGGIGLKFNKLTSKQFGIVEALVMHRPLVPKKKKTLPKKKKGFLG
- a CDS encoding division/cell wall cluster transcriptional repressor MraZ → MALFAGTFENKVDGKGRVSVPAPFRAELEGGHAGAVYLYPSLEFDAIEACTVEWMEEMKAGIARLPKFSKERRALSMSVFGRARLIRLEETGRLVLPKDMADRAGVADKAAFVGMGDSFLIWNPEAAEAELSGASQTVIEEGLTIETPPDPGGGGRGG